A window of the Takifugu flavidus isolate HTHZ2018 unplaced genomic scaffold, ASM371156v2 ctg241, whole genome shotgun sequence genome harbors these coding sequences:
- the atp5pd gene encoding ATP synthase subunit d, mitochondrial: protein MAGRRVALKAIDWLAFAELVPPNQRSMFNALKTRSDAIAAKLSSLPETPAAIDWSYYRSTVVNSGMVDDFEKKFKALKVPEPVDTQTSAINIQETEANKSAAEYIEASKARIAEYEQELSKFKNMIPFDQMTIEDLNAAFPETKLDKVKYPYWPHKPIADL from the exons GAGCTGGTTCCACCCAACCAGAGGAGCATGTTTAATGCACTGAAGACCCGCAGCGATGCCATTGCTGCCAA ACTGTCCTCCCTGCCAGAAACCCCTGCCGCAATTGACTGGAGCTACTACAGGAGCACAGTGGTCAACTCTGGGATGGTTGATGACTTTGAAAAGAAG TTCAAGGCATTAAAGGTCCCTGAGCCTGTGGACACACAGACTAGCGCCATCAATATACAGGAGACAGAAGCT aacaaaagtgCCGCAGAGTACATCGAAGCTTCCAAGGCCCGCATTGCCGAGTATGAGCAAGAG TTGTCAAAGTTTAAGAACATGATCCCCTTCGACCAGATGACCATCGAGGACCTCAATGCAGCGTTTCCTGAGACCAAGTTGGACAAGGTCAAATACCCGTACTGGCCCCACAAGCCCATTGCTGATCTGTAA